The Nitrospira sp. genome contains a region encoding:
- a CDS encoding ABC transporter ATP-binding protein translates to MASLIVCEDLWKIYRVGDVEVQALRGINLTIDRGEFVAVMGTSGSGKSTLMNILGCLDQPTRGRYELDGLDVATAKPDLLAELRNRQIGFVFQSFNLIPRTSALENAQLPLFYRGLSIKAQRKQAAAALQRVGLGGREQHYPTQLSGGQQQRVAIARALVGAPSILFADEPTGNLDTASSREIMNILEELNREDGITIILVTHESDIAAYASRELVMKDGQIVQDVRRAPHLTVVR, encoded by the coding sequence ATGGCCTCGTTGATCGTCTGCGAAGACCTCTGGAAGATTTATCGTGTCGGCGACGTTGAGGTGCAGGCGTTGCGAGGTATCAACCTCACCATCGATCGCGGTGAATTTGTGGCGGTCATGGGCACGTCAGGATCGGGCAAATCGACCCTGATGAATATCCTGGGCTGTCTCGACCAGCCCACGCGTGGTCGATATGAGCTCGATGGCTTGGATGTGGCGACGGCGAAACCGGATCTCCTGGCCGAGCTTCGCAACCGGCAGATCGGTTTCGTATTTCAAAGCTTCAATCTGATTCCCCGAACCAGCGCGTTGGAAAATGCTCAATTGCCGCTGTTTTATCGAGGCCTCTCGATCAAAGCCCAGCGAAAACAGGCTGCCGCAGCGTTGCAGCGAGTCGGGTTGGGCGGCCGGGAGCAGCATTATCCCACCCAGCTCTCCGGAGGCCAGCAACAGCGTGTGGCCATTGCGCGGGCGCTGGTCGGGGCTCCTTCGATTCTTTTTGCCGACGAACCGACAGGCAACCTCGATACCGCATCGAGCCGGGAAATCATGAATATTCTCGAGGAACTCAACCGCGAGGATGGCATCACTATCATCCTGGTGACCCACGAATCCGATATCGCCGCCTACGCCTCACGCGAACTGGTCATGAAGGACGGTCAGATCGTGCAAGACGTACGGCGGGCCCCGCATCTCACGGTCGTGCGGTAG